Proteins from a genomic interval of Lolium perenne isolate Kyuss_39 chromosome 1, Kyuss_2.0, whole genome shotgun sequence:
- the LOC127333362 gene encoding peroxidase 2, whose product MAKLNEKRSIFLVSAFVAVALLAAQVKPAMAATVYTTQMETCVRGIVEKPEKRIDLPGLVRLLFHDAFVRGLDGSVLLTSTPFNTTDFATKANLTEPTEQGSPSNGGLRGLGMIDEIREALEVLNVTASCADAVAFAAREATYVLSKTKIKYAIDGPGRLDGVVSMADEPGSNLPGPSFTYAQLLGNFTAKKFTATDLVALSGAHCIGDTHLLPFADRLNVALAVPPPGPNEINATYQGVIIREEAQSPGDMTRSFKNNIRDMGSTAVAESRYTPNKVDMTAPVDTLDNSFYNANLQNMVRFKSDWELRTNSFARGLMVTYRDNPDTFYAAFKAAMTKLSNNLPAVGTRFERGSRKICSATNFDTQESYPAKNKP is encoded by the exons ATGGCGAAGCTCAACGAGAAAAGGTCTATCTTCCTGGTCTCAGCCTTCGTCGCTGTCGCCCTCCTTGCCGCACAGGTGAAGCCGGCGATGGCGGCAACCGTGTACACAACTCAAATGGAGACATGTGTGAGGGGAATAGTGGAGAAACCCGAAAAAAGAATCGACTTGCCAGGCCTCGTCCGGCTCCTCTTCCACGACGCCTTTGTCAGG GGTCTGGATGGATCCGTGTTGCTGACAAGCACGCCCTTCAACACCACGGATTTTGCTACCAAGGCGAACCTTACTGAGCCAACGGAGCAGGGATCACCAAGCAACGGAGGCCTCCGGGGCTTGGGGATGATCGACGAAATCAGGGAAGCGCTCGAGGTCCTCAATGTCACCGCCTCCTGCGCGGACGCGGTCGCGTTCGCGGCGCGCGAGGCCACCTACGTCCTGAGCAAGACGAAAATCAAATACGCCATCGACGGACCTGGCCGCTTGGACGGCGTCGTCTCCATGGCTGACGAGCCAGGTAGTAACCTCCCGGGGCCCAGCTTCACCTATGCACAGCTCCTGGGAAACTTCACGGCCAAGAAGTTCACCGCCACGGACCTCGTCGCCCTCTCCGGCGCGCACTGCATCGGCGACACTCACCTGCTGCCGTTCGCGGACCGCTTGAATGTGGCCCTCGCCGTCCCTCCCCCCGGTCCCAACGAGATTAACGCCACGTACCAGGGAGTCATCATCAGAGAAGAAGCGCAGTCGCCTGGGGACATGACTCGTTCCTTCAAGAACAACATCCGCGACATGGGAAGCACAGCCGTCGCAGAATCCCGCTACACTCCCAACAAGGTGGACATGACGGCGCCCGTGGACACCCTCGACAACAGCTTCTACAACGCCAACCTCCAGAACATGGTGCGCTTCAAGTCCGACTGGGAGTTGCGGACCAACAGCTTCGCGAGAGGCCTGATGGTAACGTACAGGGACAACCCCGACACGTTTTACGCTGCCTTCAAGGCCGCCATGACCAAGCTCAGCAACAACCTCCCGGCCGTGGGGACCCGATTCGAGAGAGGGAGCAGAAAGATATGCAGTGCCACCAACTTCGACACCCAGGAGTCCTACCCTGCGAAAAACAAACCCTAG